The proteins below are encoded in one region of Sphingobacterium sp. R2:
- the tgt gene encoding tRNA guanosine(34) transglycosylase Tgt → MKFTLQAQDKLSKARAGVVETAHGPIQTPIFMPVGTAGTVKAIHQHELKNDIEAQIILGNTYHLYLRPGLNVLNKAGGLHKFNGWDGPILTDSGGYQVYSLTEVRKIKEEGVTFRSHIDGSKHLFTPENVMDTQRIIGADIIMAFDECTPYPCDYNYARRSLDMTHRWLKRCVDRFDSTDPLYGYDQTLFPIVQGSVYKDLRMKSAETIASFNRDGNAIGGLSVGEPAEEMYAMTEVVCDILPHDKPRYLMGVGTPVNILENIALGVDMFDCVMPTRNARNGMLFTQNGIINIKNEKWKDDFSPIEVESDLHADQFYSKAYLRHLIKSQEILGAQIASLHNLHFYLWLVNQARERIIDGTFYDWKNKMVKILDQRL, encoded by the coding sequence ATGAAATTTACGCTACAAGCACAAGATAAGCTGTCTAAAGCACGTGCAGGTGTTGTCGAAACTGCACACGGTCCCATTCAAACACCTATTTTTATGCCTGTTGGTACGGCAGGTACAGTGAAAGCAATTCATCAACATGAATTGAAGAATGATATTGAAGCGCAGATTATTTTGGGTAATACCTATCATTTGTATTTAAGACCAGGATTGAATGTATTGAATAAAGCGGGTGGATTGCACAAGTTTAACGGTTGGGATGGTCCTATTTTGACCGATTCGGGTGGTTATCAGGTATATTCATTGACGGAAGTACGTAAGATTAAAGAAGAGGGGGTTACCTTTCGTTCTCATATTGATGGATCAAAGCATCTCTTTACACCAGAAAATGTCATGGATACGCAACGTATTATCGGTGCCGATATTATTATGGCATTTGATGAGTGTACACCTTATCCATGTGATTATAATTATGCACGTCGTTCTTTGGATATGACACATCGCTGGCTAAAACGTTGTGTAGATCGTTTTGATAGTACGGATCCGCTTTATGGCTATGATCAAACTTTATTTCCAATTGTTCAAGGTTCTGTTTATAAAGATTTAAGGATGAAATCTGCAGAGACTATTGCCTCATTTAATCGTGATGGGAATGCGATTGGCGGATTGTCGGTAGGGGAGCCTGCGGAAGAAATGTACGCGATGACCGAGGTTGTCTGCGATATCTTGCCGCATGACAAGCCACGTTATCTTATGGGGGTGGGCACGCCCGTGAATATTCTTGAAAATATTGCCTTAGGGGTGGATATGTTCGATTGTGTCATGCCAACCCGCAACGCTAGAAATGGTATGCTATTCACACAAAATGGGATTATCAATATCAAAAATGAGAAGTGGAAAGATGATTTTTCGCCAATAGAAGTGGAAAGCGATTTGCATGCAGATCAATTTTATTCAAAAGCTTATCTTCGACATTTGATTAAATCGCAAGAAATTCTTGGAGCACAAATTGCATCTTTGCATAATTTACATTTTTACCTTTGGTTGGTTAATCAGGCTAGGGAGCGAATCATTGATGGAACTTTCTACGATTGGAAAAACAAAATGGTAAAAATATTGGATCAACGTTTATAA
- a CDS encoding LptF/LptG family permease has protein sequence MSLIDRYIIKKYLSTFLFTMAIFTVVMVVFDVSERLDDFLKYHAPLDKIIFEYYAGFIPFYLNFLCPLINFIAVIFFTSKMADQTEIVPILSAGYSFNRLLRPYMIAATLIFAISLVFNIFIIPNTNKMKVDFENIYVKPPKDNSRVSTHMQLDKNSYVYIDNFDNTTKTGYGFVLEIFKGDTLKEKMMADRITWDSVATKWKIEGYTNRIINGLHERMDKGTVKDTTLDMKPSDFEVRDNMFTAMDTHELNIRIRKEEIRGTGVMNDLLLEKYKRYVYPFSAFVLTLMGVALSSKKVRGGIGLSLGIGIALSFTYIVFIQFATMFSLKGGLPPLIAVLIPNVTFFLVAIYLAIKAPK, from the coding sequence CTGTCGTTAATCGATCGTTACATTATTAAAAAGTATCTAAGTACTTTTTTATTCACTATGGCCATATTTACTGTTGTCATGGTGGTTTTCGACGTGTCCGAACGATTGGATGATTTTTTAAAGTATCATGCTCCTCTAGATAAGATTATTTTTGAATATTATGCTGGGTTCATTCCTTTTTATCTGAACTTCCTTTGCCCATTGATCAATTTTATTGCGGTAATTTTCTTTACGTCCAAGATGGCGGACCAAACTGAGATTGTCCCAATTCTAAGCGCAGGGTATAGCTTTAACCGTTTGCTTCGTCCTTACATGATCGCTGCAACCCTGATATTTGCCATTTCTTTGGTATTCAACATTTTTATTATTCCGAATACGAATAAAATGAAGGTTGATTTTGAAAATATCTATGTAAAGCCACCCAAGGATAATTCGAGGGTTTCTACTCACATGCAATTGGACAAAAACAGCTATGTGTATATAGACAATTTTGATAATACAACCAAAACAGGATACGGCTTTGTACTTGAAATTTTTAAAGGGGATACCCTCAAGGAGAAAATGATGGCTGACCGTATTACCTGGGACTCGGTGGCAACAAAATGGAAGATCGAAGGGTATACCAATCGTATTATCAATGGACTACATGAACGCATGGATAAAGGTACTGTTAAAGACACAACCTTGGATATGAAACCTTCGGATTTTGAGGTACGTGACAATATGTTTACCGCCATGGATACACACGAATTAAATATTCGGATCCGTAAAGAGGAAATCCGTGGTACAGGGGTGATGAACGATTTATTGCTTGAGAAATACAAGCGTTATGTGTATCCATTTTCCGCTTTTGTACTGACTTTGATGGGTGTGGCACTGTCCTCCAAGAAAGTGCGTGGGGGTATAGGATTGAGTCTGGGTATCGGTATCGCGTTAAGTTTTACGTATATCGTCTTTATACAGTTTGCAACTATGTTTTCTTTGAAAGGGGGACTGCCACCGTTGATAGCCGTATTGATTCCAAATGTTACTTTCTTTTTGGTAGCAATATATTTGGCGATTAAAGCGCCGAAATAA
- a CDS encoding EamA family transporter: MTKFQLNRNILILHLTILIWGFTGILGSLISVSALHLVWYRVAIASIALLIYFLVTKQSIVVSRKQFLQFFMVGAVVGLHWVLFFYSIKVSTVSVTLVTLSSVTLFTAILEPIINKKRIALLDIVVGLVIIIGIYTIFSFETHYLIGLLAGLGCAFCASIFSIANARMVKKSSPTLITFYEMMGACFWISILMLFTGDFNAEMRLGQQDLIYLLLLGVVCTAVAYVMGVAVMKELSAFTVALTTNLEPVYGILLAMLIFGQKETMSGGFYLGACIVLGAVFTYPYVKTKLENRQKDLVIRKLH, encoded by the coding sequence ATGACTAAATTTCAATTAAATCGGAATATTCTAATTCTGCATTTAACCATACTTATTTGGGGATTTACCGGGATTTTGGGGAGTCTGATCTCCGTATCTGCCCTTCATTTAGTGTGGTATCGTGTTGCAATCGCGTCTATCGCGCTGTTGATCTATTTTTTGGTAACCAAACAGTCGATAGTAGTTTCGCGGAAACAGTTTCTCCAATTTTTTATGGTTGGAGCGGTTGTCGGGTTGCATTGGGTACTATTTTTCTATTCGATTAAAGTTTCTACAGTTTCAGTGACGTTAGTAACACTTTCCTCGGTGACATTGTTTACGGCAATATTGGAACCTATTATAAATAAAAAGCGCATTGCGCTGTTGGACATTGTTGTTGGTTTGGTCATCATTATCGGTATTTATACCATCTTCTCTTTTGAGACACATTACCTTATTGGTCTTTTGGCCGGGCTTGGCTGTGCATTTTGTGCAAGTATATTTTCTATTGCCAATGCACGGATGGTTAAGAAATCTAGTCCTACACTGATTACGTTTTATGAGATGATGGGGGCATGCTTTTGGATCAGCATATTGATGCTATTTACAGGAGATTTTAATGCCGAAATGCGATTGGGACAACAAGATCTAATCTATCTTTTATTGTTAGGGGTGGTTTGTACTGCTGTTGCTTATGTGATGGGTGTTGCCGTCATGAAAGAGCTGTCAGCCTTTACTGTTGCGCTGACAACAAACCTGGAGCCCGTTTATGGTATTCTCTTGGCGATGTTGATCTTTGGACAGAAGGAGACCATGAGCGGCGGCTTTTATCTTGGAGCCTGTATTGTCTTGGGGGCGGTATTCACTTACCCTTATGTAAAGACCAAATTGGAAAATAGACAAAAAGATTTGGTTATCCGTAAATTGCATTAG
- a CDS encoding VIT domain-containing protein, translating into MKKIIIALFIILVFSNVNTKSQIRTTREIPRLEIINDNGQQNKVMLADLKVDVVIFGNIAKTTMTMIFENKTNRDLEGELTFPMPEGVSVSGYALDINGKLRQAVPVDKNKGTEVFESIETRRVDPGLLEKVEGNNFRTRIYPLPANGKRTIQISYSENLITESDHARYYHLPLNYTSPIENFVLDIHVFQDTHKPDFTEKPDGSLAFSQHNNNYTASLHQQQFRSQRNLVIQLPTDNRETSGLFQANNDNTFYFLANASVNSVKPAQKKWGHSIGIIWDRSLSSKNRDIEKELALLDLFFKENPNMTVDLGLLDIQFVKGHTFQVSQGNWNDLKNYLKGIDYDGGTDYSQIKAGVIQASDYLLFSDGLSTFGQSEISLENPVYCITSSNGSDYGVLKQIAQKHIGKMINLTNTSVNQAYNNLNTIDLIYLGIKEQHDFEEVYPQKGTAIQANFSIAGLGKRPGLKQLTLLVGDGQHAPKEISIALQPDHGEIDLQQIWAQKKIEALDLQYDNNREEIETLGKQFGIVTRNTSLIVLETVEDYIRYAITPPEELLPQFNALQKEHAIEREERVANLLDKAENSAEQLRSWWKTDFQQKKKYPQRNRLIPIPELAVAEEIANPADPIIPIPSRPSASPVATARAEEFRSSDAASEKRLSVGGNSSTAHAATSELAMATLSDDALQETVVVQSLEGRVAGIQTANTIANIRGKISIPEIKEDQAYLQDLIQSKDPYKSYLQLRNQYMGTPTFYFDVANFFFKRGDRDKALLILSALADLQIENIDLYKTISYKLREWGDYDNALFITAKVLKWRPMDPQSHRDYALVLQDKGMFKEALEQLYGILTQSYSPEAADRDDGIEETLVMEINNLIKANKSAGSTLRLDKKLIADLPVDIRVVINWNSQNTDIDLWVTDPNQEKCFYSNPATAIGGRLSNDFTGGYGPEQFLLKKALKGKYKIEVDFFNDGSLTLAGPAAVMAEIYTYYSSGKQERKIVTIYLDRNKERSVGIGEFSFQ; encoded by the coding sequence ATGAAAAAGATCATAATTGCCCTTTTCATAATTTTGGTATTTTCCAATGTGAATACGAAATCTCAGATCAGAACTACACGCGAAATACCCCGTTTAGAAATTATAAACGACAATGGCCAGCAAAACAAGGTGATGTTGGCAGACCTCAAAGTAGATGTCGTCATCTTTGGAAATATAGCCAAAACGACAATGACAATGATCTTCGAAAATAAGACCAATCGCGATCTCGAGGGCGAACTGACATTCCCCATGCCGGAAGGCGTCTCCGTAAGCGGTTATGCCTTAGATATTAATGGGAAATTACGCCAGGCAGTTCCAGTCGATAAAAATAAAGGTACCGAAGTATTTGAAAGTATAGAAACACGTAGGGTCGATCCAGGACTATTGGAAAAAGTCGAAGGAAATAATTTCCGTACCCGCATTTATCCTTTGCCAGCGAATGGTAAACGGACTATTCAGATCAGTTATTCCGAAAATCTAATTACGGAATCCGATCATGCTCGTTACTACCATCTACCCTTAAACTATACGTCCCCCATTGAAAATTTCGTCTTGGATATTCATGTCTTTCAGGATACACATAAGCCAGATTTCACAGAGAAACCAGATGGTTCTCTAGCATTCTCTCAACACAATAACAATTACACAGCTTCTTTACATCAACAACAGTTTAGATCCCAGCGAAATTTAGTCATTCAACTGCCAACAGACAACAGGGAAACATCAGGTCTATTTCAGGCAAATAATGACAATACCTTTTATTTTCTTGCCAATGCAAGCGTCAACTCCGTAAAACCTGCTCAAAAAAAATGGGGGCACAGCATTGGAATTATATGGGACCGTTCGCTCAGTAGTAAAAACAGAGATATTGAAAAGGAACTCGCGCTATTAGATCTCTTCTTTAAAGAAAACCCCAATATGACTGTTGATCTTGGCTTATTGGATATTCAATTTGTAAAAGGGCATACCTTTCAGGTAAGTCAAGGTAATTGGAATGATCTCAAAAACTACCTCAAAGGAATTGATTACGATGGCGGTACAGATTATAGCCAAATAAAGGCAGGTGTAATACAGGCCAGCGATTACCTGCTATTTAGCGATGGCCTTTCCACATTTGGTCAAAGTGAAATTAGCCTTGAAAATCCAGTCTATTGCATCACTTCATCCAATGGATCAGACTATGGTGTCCTAAAACAAATCGCCCAGAAACATATTGGAAAGATGATCAATTTAACCAATACTTCAGTAAATCAAGCGTACAATAATCTAAATACGATAGACCTTATTTACCTGGGGATAAAAGAACAGCATGATTTTGAGGAGGTTTATCCTCAAAAAGGCACCGCAATACAAGCTAATTTTTCTATCGCTGGCTTAGGGAAACGTCCGGGATTGAAGCAGCTCACGCTACTTGTAGGGGATGGACAGCATGCTCCAAAAGAAATTAGCATAGCACTGCAACCAGATCATGGCGAAATTGACCTACAACAGATCTGGGCGCAGAAGAAAATCGAAGCATTGGATCTTCAATACGACAACAATCGTGAGGAAATAGAAACCTTGGGTAAACAATTCGGAATCGTGACGCGAAATACGAGCCTAATTGTACTGGAAACCGTAGAAGATTACATACGTTACGCAATAACACCTCCAGAAGAATTACTCCCGCAATTTAATGCACTCCAAAAAGAACATGCAATCGAACGTGAAGAGCGTGTAGCGAATCTCTTAGATAAGGCCGAAAATAGTGCAGAACAACTGCGCTCCTGGTGGAAAACCGATTTTCAGCAAAAAAAGAAATACCCACAGCGTAATAGATTGATTCCAATTCCCGAACTTGCCGTTGCTGAAGAAATCGCCAACCCAGCGGATCCTATTATACCTATTCCGTCGCGCCCTTCAGCCAGCCCCGTCGCGACAGCACGAGCCGAAGAATTCAGATCATCAGATGCCGCCAGTGAAAAAAGATTGTCGGTTGGCGGCAATTCAAGCACTGCCCATGCAGCAACCAGCGAACTGGCAATGGCGACCTTATCTGATGACGCTCTTCAGGAAACAGTTGTTGTTCAATCCTTAGAAGGACGTGTAGCTGGCATACAAACTGCCAACACCATCGCTAACATACGCGGAAAAATCAGCATCCCCGAAATCAAAGAAGACCAAGCCTATTTGCAGGACCTTATTCAATCCAAAGATCCCTACAAAAGCTATCTTCAACTTCGGAATCAGTACATGGGAACACCAACTTTCTATTTTGATGTTGCAAACTTCTTTTTCAAAAGAGGAGATCGAGACAAAGCCTTACTCATCTTAAGTGCACTCGCAGACTTACAAATTGAAAATATAGATCTGTACAAAACCATCTCCTATAAGTTACGTGAATGGGGAGATTACGACAATGCACTATTCATTACAGCTAAGGTATTAAAATGGCGTCCTATGGATCCACAAAGTCACCGCGATTATGCCCTTGTCTTACAGGACAAAGGTATGTTCAAGGAAGCATTAGAACAATTATATGGGATTTTAACCCAGAGCTACTCCCCGGAAGCTGCCGACCGCGATGACGGTATTGAAGAAACATTGGTTATGGAAATCAATAATCTCATTAAGGCAAACAAATCGGCAGGCTCTACCCTAAGATTGGACAAAAAATTGATTGCAGACCTACCGGTTGACATTCGAGTTGTCATCAACTGGAATTCACAAAACACGGATATCGACCTTTGGGTAACGGATCCAAATCAAGAAAAATGCTTTTATAGTAATCCTGCCACAGCCATTGGAGGAAGACTCAGCAATGACTTTACTGGCGGCTACGGTCCTGAACAATTTTTATTGAAAAAAGCATTGAAGGGAAAATACAAAATTGAAGTTGATTTCTTTAACGATGGTTCCCTGACCCTAGCAGGTCCAGCAGCCGTCATGGCTGAAATCTATACTTACTATAGCAGTGGAAAGCAGGAACGAAAAATTGTTACGATCTATCTGGACCGCAATAAAGAACGCAGTGTAGGGATTGGCGAGTTTTCATTTCAATAG
- a CDS encoding esterase-like activity of phytase family protein yields the protein MKKIYSVLGMALLCASCSKDDVSQIIDPIVELTYPQKAIATDPKVLSDINGVKVYNGGYGSSMVQDPTDKSIFYLLTDRGPNIDGTESDSKVFATPAFAPQIGKFRLKENTLTLESVIELKNKDGLKLNGLPNPEGKGGSGEKALGVDGKDLGKSENGIDSEGLARAADGSWWVSDEYGPHIVHFDVSGKEIERINPWSTGKKLPLVFAKRRPNRGMEGLTITPDGKTLVGIMQFPLYNPSKDAIKNSLAIRIVTLDIASGATKQYVYMMERSDLQAVSEIAAVSNSTFIVLERDGEYATEATRSTVFKRIYKIDLSGATDISDANNTVNGKLFDGKTVEELKDAATLAKYNIKPVNKTLVADLMTDIKELYPHDKAEGLAVIHPSLIAVCNDDDFGVTGKGFYESKILPYIKTVDKNSIYFVKLKDPLK from the coding sequence ATGAAAAAAATATACAGTGTACTGGGGATGGCCCTATTGTGTGCTTCATGTAGTAAAGATGATGTGTCGCAGATTATTGACCCGATTGTGGAATTGACCTATCCCCAAAAGGCAATAGCAACAGATCCAAAAGTATTAAGTGATATTAATGGTGTAAAAGTGTATAATGGAGGCTATGGGTCATCGATGGTTCAAGATCCTACTGATAAATCCATATTTTATCTTTTAACTGATCGGGGACCGAATATTGATGGAACTGAAAGTGATAGCAAAGTATTTGCTACTCCAGCATTTGCACCACAGATTGGTAAATTTAGGTTAAAGGAAAATACGCTAACATTGGAGTCTGTTATCGAATTAAAAAATAAAGATGGCTTGAAATTGAATGGTCTGCCAAATCCTGAAGGAAAGGGTGGTTCTGGGGAAAAAGCATTGGGGGTTGATGGTAAAGATCTAGGGAAAAGTGAGAATGGAATCGATTCCGAGGGACTAGCAAGGGCTGCGGATGGTTCTTGGTGGGTCAGTGACGAATATGGACCACATATTGTTCACTTTGACGTTTCGGGAAAAGAAATCGAACGGATTAATCCGTGGTCTACGGGTAAAAAGTTGCCTTTGGTATTTGCCAAACGTCGTCCTAATCGCGGAATGGAAGGTTTGACAATTACCCCAGATGGAAAGACTCTAGTCGGTATCATGCAATTTCCACTGTATAATCCATCGAAAGATGCGATTAAAAACTCGTTGGCAATCCGTATTGTTACGCTGGATATTGCGAGCGGCGCCACGAAACAATATGTCTATATGATGGAGCGTAGCGATTTGCAGGCTGTGAGTGAAATCGCTGCCGTGAGCAATTCAACATTTATTGTCTTGGAACGCGATGGGGAATACGCGACAGAAGCAACTCGTTCTACTGTATTTAAGCGAATTTATAAAATAGATCTTTCTGGCGCAACAGATATCTCGGATGCGAATAATACCGTAAATGGGAAATTATTTGACGGTAAAACTGTCGAGGAACTCAAAGACGCGGCTACATTGGCTAAATATAATATTAAACCAGTCAATAAAACGTTGGTTGCCGATTTAATGACTGACATCAAGGAATTGTATCCGCATGATAAAGCAGAAGGCTTGGCTGTTATTCATCCATCTCTGATTGCGGTATGTAATGATGATGATTTTGGGGTAACTGGAAAAGGTTTCTATGAGTCGAAAATATTGCCTTACATAAAGACTGTAGATAAAAACAGCATTTATTTTGTTAAACTTAAGGACCCACTGAAATAG
- a CDS encoding glutamate synthase subunit beta gives MGKITGFKEFERVLPPKEAVEARVQHFKEFNKGYSENELNKQAARCMDCGIPFCHSGCPLGNVIPEFNDAVYDGKWEEAYQILSSTNNFPEFTGRICPAPCESACVLGIHSTPITIEEIEKHIIEIAFKKGYVKAHKSYLKTGKRVAVIGSGPAGLAAAAQLNKAGHDVVVFERDDQVGGLLRYGIPDFKLEKSVIDRRIHLMKESGIEFKVNTEVGKDTSIYELKAYDAIVLATGSTVPWHMQLPGHDAKGIHFAMDFLTQQNKEVSGITIEQDRILATDKHVIVIGDGDTGSDCIGTSNRHRAKSITQIARKPTPSKERLKSNPWPMDKLTFGTSSSQEEGCERLWATETQEFVQDENGHIKAVKIKEVQYEVDEFGRRTRLGESEIREIPADLVLLAIGYQHTEHTLLEQLGVRVDEKGNILANDKDYQTTIDNIFTAGDCRKGQSLVVWAISEGRECARKVDEYLMGYSELESKDFLTTINA, from the coding sequence ATGGGAAAAATTACAGGTTTTAAAGAATTTGAGCGCGTGCTTCCACCAAAAGAAGCTGTCGAAGCACGCGTACAGCACTTCAAGGAATTTAACAAAGGTTATTCTGAGAATGAACTTAATAAGCAGGCCGCGCGCTGTATGGATTGCGGTATTCCATTCTGCCATTCAGGCTGTCCATTGGGCAATGTTATCCCTGAATTTAATGATGCTGTATACGATGGAAAATGGGAAGAGGCCTATCAGATTTTATCCTCCACCAATAACTTCCCCGAATTTACAGGCAGAATATGTCCGGCACCGTGTGAGTCGGCTTGTGTACTGGGTATACATAGTACTCCGATCACTATTGAAGAGATTGAGAAACATATTATTGAGATCGCTTTCAAAAAAGGCTATGTCAAAGCGCACAAAAGTTATTTAAAAACAGGCAAACGCGTTGCTGTGATCGGCTCTGGTCCTGCAGGACTTGCCGCTGCAGCACAGCTTAACAAAGCAGGACACGATGTTGTCGTCTTCGAACGTGATGATCAGGTCGGAGGATTACTACGCTACGGTATTCCAGATTTTAAATTAGAAAAATCAGTGATTGATCGTCGTATCCACCTCATGAAAGAATCTGGAATCGAATTCAAGGTGAATACAGAAGTTGGCAAAGATACAAGTATTTACGAACTAAAAGCTTATGACGCTATTGTATTGGCAACAGGATCAACTGTACCCTGGCATATGCAATTACCGGGACATGATGCCAAAGGTATCCATTTTGCAATGGACTTTTTGACCCAACAAAATAAAGAAGTGAGCGGAATAACGATCGAACAAGACCGCATCCTGGCAACAGACAAACATGTTATTGTCATCGGCGACGGTGATACTGGATCAGACTGTATAGGTACATCCAACCGGCACCGTGCAAAAAGTATCACACAGATTGCCCGTAAACCAACGCCATCTAAAGAAAGGCTAAAGAGTAATCCCTGGCCAATGGATAAGCTTACATTTGGTACATCCTCTTCGCAGGAAGAAGGCTGTGAAAGACTTTGGGCTACAGAAACCCAAGAATTCGTTCAAGATGAAAATGGACATATCAAAGCAGTAAAAATCAAAGAGGTTCAATACGAAGTGGATGAATTCGGACGAAGAACCCGCTTAGGCGAATCCGAAATCCGTGAAATCCCGGCAGATCTCGTATTACTGGCTATAGGTTATCAACATACTGAACATACGCTCTTAGAGCAGTTAGGTGTACGTGTCGATGAAAAAGGAAATATCCTTGCAAATGACAAAGACTACCAAACGACAATTGATAATATCTTTACTGCCGGAGACTGCCGTAAGGGACAATCCTTGGTTGTTTGGGCCATCTCCGAAGGACGCGAATGTGCTCGAAAAGTCGATGAATACCTAATGGGTTATTCAGAGCTTGAAAGCAAAGACTTCCTGACCACAATAAATGCTTAA